In Carya illinoinensis cultivar Pawnee chromosome 9, C.illinoinensisPawnee_v1, whole genome shotgun sequence, the following are encoded in one genomic region:
- the LOC122277244 gene encoding ricin B-like lectin EULS3 isoform X2, which yields MEFPFAHHAHTQHHRRRDVDYPVDDQIEQNYPHPGITVSPGFGNPPPPRPPPQSYFGEDERPPHLTHTYHSSHGQPPPPPSQDFSGYSAFPSESPPPRPPPTYSTTYVEHLSHEVDRSETQTEPHHNYRPHFPSFLHHQTHQPPTSDLSNKRAFKVFSKADPNYSLTIRDGHVILAPSNPSDDFQHWYKDEKYSTRVKDEDGFPCFALVNKATGQAIKHSTGATHPVQLIPYNADALDESILWTESKDLGNGFRAIRMVNNIHLNVDAFHGDKKSGGVHNGTTIVLWQWNKGDNQNWKIIPY from the exons ATGGAGTTCCCATTTGCGCATCACGCTCACACCCAGCACCACCGACGGAGAGATGTTGATTATCCTGTCGATGACCAAATAGAGCAGAATTACCCACATCCCGGAATAACCGTTTCGCCTGGCTTTGGCAACCCCCCACCACCACGACCTCCACCACAATCTTATTTCGGAGAAGATGAACGGCCGCCTCATCTCACTCACACCTATCACAGCTCCCACGGGCAACCACCCCCACCCCCTTCCCAAGACTTTAGTGGTTACTCTGCTTTTCCTTCAGAATCGCCTCCTCCACGTCCACCTCCTACTTATTCCACCACTTACGTGGAGCATCTCAGTCATGAGGTGGACCGATCTGAGACTCAAACTGAGCCCCATCACAACTATCGTCCACACTTCCCCTCCTTCCTTCACCATCAAACCCATCAGCCTCCTACCTCTGACCTCTCCAACAAACGTGCTTTCAAGGTCTTTTCCAAGGCTGACCCCAATTACTCTCTCACCATCCGAGATGGCCATGTCATTCTTGCTCCATCTAATCCATCCGATGACTTCCAG CACTGGTATAAAGATGAGAAGTACAGCACAAGAGTGAAGGATGAAGATGGGTTTCCCTGCTTTGCTTTGGTTAACAAAGCCACTGGTCAGGCCATCAAGCACTCCACTGGAGCCACTCATCCT GTGCAGCTGATACCTTATAATGCTGATGCTCTTGACGAGTCCATCCTATGGACTGAGAGCAAGGACTTAGGCAATGGTTTCCGAGCTATAAGAATGGTTAATAACATTCATCTTAATGTGGATGCCTTTCATGGTGATAAGAAATCTGGAGGTGTGCACAATGGCACTACTATAGTACTGTGGCAATGGAACAAAGGGGATAACCAGAATTGGAAGATCATACCCTATT GA
- the LOC122277244 gene encoding ricin B-like lectin EULS3 isoform X1 — protein MEFPFAHHAHTQHHRRRDVDYPVDDQIEQNYPHPGITVSPGFGNPPPPRPPPQSYFGEDERPPHLTHTYHSSHGQPPPPPSQDFSGYSAFPSESPPPRPPPTYSTTYVEHLSHEVDRSETQTEPHHNYRPHFPSFLHHQTHQPPTSDLSNKRAFKVFSKADPNYSLTIRDGHVILAPSNPSDDFQHWYKDEKYSTRVKDEDGFPCFALVNKATGQAIKHSTGATHPVQLIPYNADALDESILWTESKDLGNGFRAIRMVNNIHLNVDAFHGDKKSGGVHNGTTIVLWQWNKGDNQNWKIIPYCKFFA, from the exons ATGGAGTTCCCATTTGCGCATCACGCTCACACCCAGCACCACCGACGGAGAGATGTTGATTATCCTGTCGATGACCAAATAGAGCAGAATTACCCACATCCCGGAATAACCGTTTCGCCTGGCTTTGGCAACCCCCCACCACCACGACCTCCACCACAATCTTATTTCGGAGAAGATGAACGGCCGCCTCATCTCACTCACACCTATCACAGCTCCCACGGGCAACCACCCCCACCCCCTTCCCAAGACTTTAGTGGTTACTCTGCTTTTCCTTCAGAATCGCCTCCTCCACGTCCACCTCCTACTTATTCCACCACTTACGTGGAGCATCTCAGTCATGAGGTGGACCGATCTGAGACTCAAACTGAGCCCCATCACAACTATCGTCCACACTTCCCCTCCTTCCTTCACCATCAAACCCATCAGCCTCCTACCTCTGACCTCTCCAACAAACGTGCTTTCAAGGTCTTTTCCAAGGCTGACCCCAATTACTCTCTCACCATCCGAGATGGCCATGTCATTCTTGCTCCATCTAATCCATCCGATGACTTCCAG CACTGGTATAAAGATGAGAAGTACAGCACAAGAGTGAAGGATGAAGATGGGTTTCCCTGCTTTGCTTTGGTTAACAAAGCCACTGGTCAGGCCATCAAGCACTCCACTGGAGCCACTCATCCT GTGCAGCTGATACCTTATAATGCTGATGCTCTTGACGAGTCCATCCTATGGACTGAGAGCAAGGACTTAGGCAATGGTTTCCGAGCTATAAGAATGGTTAATAACATTCATCTTAATGTGGATGCCTTTCATGGTGATAAGAAATCTGGAGGTGTGCACAATGGCACTACTATAGTACTGTGGCAATGGAACAAAGGGGATAACCAGAATTGGAAGATCATACCCTATTGTAAGTTTTTCGCATAA
- the LOC122277244 gene encoding ricin B-like lectin EULS3 isoform X3: MEFPFAHHAHTQHHRRRDVDYPVDDQIEQNYPHPGITVSPGFGNPPPPRPPPQSYFGEDERPPHLTHTYHSSHGQPPPPPSQDFSGYSAFPSESPPPRPPPTYSTTYVEHLSHEVDRSETQTEPHHNYRPHFPSFLHHQTHQPPTSDLSNKRAFKVFSKADPNYSLTIRDGHVILAPSNPSDDFQHWYKDEKYSTRVKDEDGFPCFALVNKATGQAIKHSTGATHPMGHCIITGRLPCHMRT; the protein is encoded by the exons ATGGAGTTCCCATTTGCGCATCACGCTCACACCCAGCACCACCGACGGAGAGATGTTGATTATCCTGTCGATGACCAAATAGAGCAGAATTACCCACATCCCGGAATAACCGTTTCGCCTGGCTTTGGCAACCCCCCACCACCACGACCTCCACCACAATCTTATTTCGGAGAAGATGAACGGCCGCCTCATCTCACTCACACCTATCACAGCTCCCACGGGCAACCACCCCCACCCCCTTCCCAAGACTTTAGTGGTTACTCTGCTTTTCCTTCAGAATCGCCTCCTCCACGTCCACCTCCTACTTATTCCACCACTTACGTGGAGCATCTCAGTCATGAGGTGGACCGATCTGAGACTCAAACTGAGCCCCATCACAACTATCGTCCACACTTCCCCTCCTTCCTTCACCATCAAACCCATCAGCCTCCTACCTCTGACCTCTCCAACAAACGTGCTTTCAAGGTCTTTTCCAAGGCTGACCCCAATTACTCTCTCACCATCCGAGATGGCCATGTCATTCTTGCTCCATCTAATCCATCCGATGACTTCCAG CACTGGTATAAAGATGAGAAGTACAGCACAAGAGTGAAGGATGAAGATGGGTTTCCCTGCTTTGCTTTGGTTAACAAAGCCACTGGTCAGGCCATCAAGCACTCCACTGGAGCCACTCATCCT ATGGGCCACTGTATAATAACAGGACGTCTGCCTTGCCATATGAGGACATAG